A genomic window from Gymnodinialimonas ceratoperidinii includes:
- a CDS encoding Maf family protein, whose protein sequence is MKLILGSGSPRRVEILATLGLVPDDIRPPDIDEDPLKDELPRAYVDRIIRGKAAAVASDPGDVVLCADTTVAVGRRILGKPADEAEARAFLDLLGGRRHRVLTGIAVKSDRGLSTRIVESRVKMKRLSKIEVDGYIATGDWQGKAGGYAIHGPAGAFFPWISGSHSAIVGLPMVETAQLLQAAGIEVWKT, encoded by the coding sequence ATGAAGCTCATCCTCGGCTCCGGCAGCCCGCGCCGCGTGGAAATCCTCGCGACCCTCGGCCTCGTGCCGGATGATATTCGCCCGCCCGACATCGACGAAGACCCTCTGAAGGACGAGCTTCCGCGTGCCTATGTCGACCGGATCATTCGGGGCAAGGCGGCGGCTGTGGCGTCTGACCCCGGCGATGTCGTGCTTTGCGCCGATACCACCGTGGCGGTCGGGCGGCGTATCCTCGGGAAACCGGCGGACGAGGCGGAGGCGCGCGCCTTCCTCGACCTCCTTGGCGGGCGGCGTCACCGGGTGCTCACCGGCATCGCGGTGAAGTCCGATCGCGGGCTTTCAACCCGGATTGTGGAGAGCCGGGTGAAGATGAAACGCCTGAGCAAGATTGAGGTCGACGGCTATATCGCGACCGGCGACTGGCAGGGCAAGGCGGGTGGCTACGCCATCCACGGGCCGGCGGGTGCCTTCTTTCCATGGATTTCAGGCAGTCATTCGGCCATCGTCGGCCTGCCGATGGTGGAAACCGCGCAACTGTTGCAAGCGGCCGGGATCGAAGTTTGGAAAACATGA
- a CDS encoding ribonuclease E/G, which translates to MKGTVVLLDEVAGRRAAALMVDGKLHDIFIDPPEGTTPGVGAISRARADRPLKGQGGITLHLGDGDKGYMRRAKDIAPGDVFLVQVSGVAEPGKAAPVTPDLIFKSRYAIVTPHKPGLNVSRAIRDEDERDRLLEVAHESAAASDGYGLIVRSSAEGVSADALLDDISTMCETATAVIAEPEGEPEWLLDADDAHTRAWREWDAPDELIEGGFEDHGVLEAVDAALAARQPLTGGAYAFVEPTRALVAIDVNTGTDHSLAAGLKANLALVRDLPRLTRIKGLGGQITLDLAPMPKRDRKQVEDAVKKAFRQGGGDVVVAGWTPLGMLELTRKRDRAPLSQVWPKG; encoded by the coding sequence ATGAAGGGCACCGTGGTTCTGCTCGATGAGGTGGCCGGCCGCCGTGCTGCCGCTCTCATGGTGGATGGCAAGCTGCACGATATCTTCATTGATCCGCCGGAAGGGACAACGCCGGGCGTCGGCGCGATCTCCCGTGCGCGGGCGGACCGGCCGTTGAAAGGGCAGGGAGGGATTACCCTGCATCTGGGCGACGGCGACAAGGGCTACATGCGACGCGCCAAGGATATTGCGCCGGGCGACGTGTTCCTCGTGCAGGTCTCGGGCGTGGCAGAGCCCGGCAAGGCCGCCCCGGTAACGCCCGATCTGATCTTCAAGTCGCGCTATGCCATCGTGACGCCCCACAAACCGGGCCTCAACGTCAGCCGCGCGATCCGAGACGAGGATGAACGCGACCGGCTGCTGGAGGTCGCCCACGAAAGCGCTGCCGCCTCTGACGGCTACGGCCTGATCGTTCGGTCATCGGCGGAAGGCGTCTCTGCCGACGCGCTGCTCGATGACATCTCTACGATGTGTGAAACCGCGACGGCGGTGATTGCCGAGCCTGAGGGCGAGCCCGAATGGCTGCTCGACGCCGACGACGCTCACACCCGCGCCTGGCGCGAGTGGGACGCCCCTGACGAGCTGATCGAGGGCGGTTTCGAGGATCACGGCGTGCTTGAGGCCGTCGATGCCGCGCTTGCAGCGCGCCAACCGCTTACGGGCGGAGCCTACGCCTTCGTCGAGCCGACCCGTGCGCTGGTCGCAATCGACGTGAACACCGGCACGGATCATTCGCTGGCAGCGGGGCTGAAGGCCAACCTCGCGCTGGTCCGCGACCTGCCGCGCCTGACCCGCATCAAAGGGCTTGGCGGGCAGATCACGCTGGATCTCGCGCCGATGCCGAAGCGAGACCGCAAGCAGGTCGAGGATGCCGTGAAGAAAGCCTTCCGTCAGGGTGGTGGCGACGTGGTCGTGGCGGGCTGGACACCGCTTGGCATGCTGGAGCTGACCCGCAAACGCGACCGGGCACCGCTCTCGCAGGTCTGGCCGAAAGGCTGA